A genomic window from Hyla sarda isolate aHylSar1 chromosome 10, aHylSar1.hap1, whole genome shotgun sequence includes:
- the RER1 gene encoding protein RER1 has product MSEGDSIGESVHGKPSVVYRSFSRIGQIYQSCLDKSTPYTVARWLMTLGLSMLYMIRVYILQGWYIVTYALGIYHLNLFIAFLSPKVDPSLLEDSDEGPSLPTKQNEEFRPFIRRLPEFKFWHSATKGIVVAMVCTFFDAFNVPVFWPILVMYFIMLFCITMKRQIKHMIKYRYIPFTHGKRKYKGKEETGKPFSS; this is encoded by the exons ATGTCAGAGGGAGACAGTATCGGAGAATCAGTACATGGCAAGCCCTCAGTGGTGTATCGCTCCTTCTCAAGGATAGGGCAG ATTTACCAGTCATGCCTAGACAAATCTACACCGTACACAGTGGCGCGATGGTTGATGACCCTTGGCTTAAGCATGCTCTACATGATAAGAGTTTATATACTACAG GGTTGGTATATAGTAACGTATGCCTTGGGTATCTACCATCTAAATCTCTTCATAGCATTCTTATCTCCGAAGGTAGACCCATCCTTATTGGAAGATTCAG ATGAGGGGCCTTCATTACCCACAAAACAGAATGAAGAGTTTCGTCCGTTCATCCGGAGGCTGCCAGAATTTAAGTTTTG GCATTCGGCTACTAAAGGGATTGTTGTAGCGATGGTGTGCACCTTCTTTGATGCATTTAATGTTCCTGTATTCTGGCCCATCCTGGTCATGTATTTTATTATGCTTTTCTGTATCACTATGAAGAGACAAATAAAG CACATGATCAAATACAGATACATCCCATTCACACACGGCAAGCGGAAATACAAAGGAAAGGAGGAGACCGGGAAGCCATTTTCCAGTTAA